In Haematobia irritans isolate KBUSLIRL chromosome 1, ASM5000362v1, whole genome shotgun sequence, a genomic segment contains:
- the LOC142230954 gene encoding uncharacterized protein LOC142230954, which produces MARTKLTTLIDDHLRKSQISLKDKYISSTVVQRRQYLKENDDILILSADKGGKTVAMNKIDNDLKMKEILHDICTYKRIKIDPTSRLQSKNHKLVEKLYNLNIITEQEKNKLTSRTAIAPRIYGLPKIHKDGTPLRPICSSINSPSYNLCKYIVGILRNITLDSKYNVKDSVDFKSRLEN; this is translated from the coding sequence ATGGCGAGAACAAAATTGACAACGTTGATAGACGATCATTTACGAAAATCGCAAATAAGCTTGAAAGATAAATACATATCAAGCACAGTGGTCCAgagacgacaatatttaaaGGAAAATGATGACATTCTAATTCTTAGTGCTGACAAAGGGGGAAAAACGGTTGCAATGAACAAAATTGACAATGACTTAAAGATGAAAGAAATATTACACGATATATGCACATATAAGCGAATAAAAATTGATCCCACCTCTAGACTCCAATCGAAGAACCACAAATTAGTGGAGAAACTTTACAATCTCAATATTATTACTGAACAAGAGAAGAACAAATTGACAAGCAGGACCGCAATAGCACCAAGGATTTACGGGCTTCCAAAAATACATAAGGATGGCACACCATTGAGACCCATTTGTTCTTCGATAAATTCGCCATCGTATAATTTATGTAAATACATAGTAGGTATACTAAGAAATATTACACTTGACTCAAAATATAATGTGAAGGACTCGGTAGATTTTAAGTCAAGATTGGAAAATTAG